A window of the Mesotoga prima MesG1.Ag.4.2 genome harbors these coding sequences:
- a CDS encoding ABC transporter permease has product MENETEKNDRSAFVNKFLRLLKGELGLILILVALMVVFSLMSPYFFTSRNLLNITRQVSITLIVAIGMTFVILTGEIDLSVGSSAALVGVATAAVLNATGSIFLGLIAGLILGVGIGFANGVLTVYGRVQSFIVTLAMMGIARGAALVWTGGKPISRLPVDFAIMGAGYLGPVPVSTIIAAGVFILAFFVLNRTKHGVYVKSIGANREAARLSAIPVRKYRVLAFVISGLMSALGGILITSKLLSAQPTAAEGLEMNVIAAVILGGASLSGGVGTVLGTLLGAMVIGVIDNGMNLVGVSSFFQQIVKGVIILVAVLAKRSD; this is encoded by the coding sequence ATGGAAAATGAGACTGAGAAAAATGACAGATCGGCGTTTGTTAACAAATTTTTGAGATTGCTAAAGGGTGAACTAGGGCTGATCTTAATCCTTGTAGCATTAATGGTGGTTTTCTCATTGATGTCACCATATTTCTTCACCTCTAGGAATCTGCTGAACATTACCAGGCAGGTGTCGATAACTCTAATTGTCGCTATTGGAATGACCTTTGTAATCCTCACAGGTGAGATAGATCTTTCTGTTGGTTCTTCTGCAGCATTAGTTGGAGTTGCAACTGCGGCGGTTCTTAATGCAACGGGCTCCATCTTCCTAGGCCTGATTGCGGGGTTGATACTTGGGGTCGGAATCGGGTTTGCGAATGGCGTTCTGACTGTTTACGGTCGAGTCCAATCCTTCATAGTGACACTTGCTATGATGGGGATTGCAAGGGGAGCCGCACTGGTTTGGACCGGAGGAAAGCCGATATCCAGATTGCCTGTAGATTTCGCGATAATGGGTGCTGGCTATCTCGGACCAGTACCGGTTTCAACGATAATAGCTGCCGGAGTCTTCATTCTCGCCTTCTTTGTTCTGAACAGAACAAAACACGGAGTGTATGTGAAGTCAATTGGAGCAAACAGGGAAGCAGCTAGGCTATCAGCGATACCAGTGAGGAAATACCGGGTTCTTGCCTTCGTCATTTCCGGTCTCATGAGTGCGCTTGGTGGCATTCTCATAACTTCCAAATTGCTTTCCGCTCAGCCGACTGCCGCCGAAGGACTTGAGATGAATGTAATAGCGGCTGTAATACTTGGGGGAGCATCTCTTTCCGGAGGTGTAGGTACAGTTCTGGGCACTCTCCTGGGCGCCATGGTAATAGGAGTTATCGATAATGGAATGAATCTCGTAGGAGTATCATCGTTCTTTCAACAAATAGTAAAAGGAGTAATAATACTCGTTGCCGTACTGGCAAAACGTAGTGATTAA
- a CDS encoding sugar ABC transporter ATP-binding protein: protein MPDIALKLEGIYKSFGGIHALKDVSFELSEGEVHALLGENGAGKSTLIKILTGVHKMDSGTIQVQGKTVTIEDPVDARHKGIGAIYQELSLVDSLTVAENIFLGHEPTTSFFGTLRKKELIRRAAEYLSSFGIEIDPSTLVRDLGLGQKRIVEIIKALSINANILLLDEPTTGMSRVEIDTLFEIMDDLKLKKVNMIYISHHLDEVFRVCDRATVLRDGQNAGTFEIDKVDLKTLVKSMLGRTLKEEFPVREGRPSEDTLLEIEEFKTDKMLAPVSFSLKKGEILGITGIIGSGKSELALGLFGADRAIKGKLSIAGKEVRLNSPDDAKRHGISFIPEDRKEQGLFLRLNVEHNICVANIDLAIKNGIISSKKKSEIATDTSEKLKIRPLDIKMAVQNLSGGNQQKVVIGKWLCGEPDILILDEPTRGIDIGAKTEIYSLINYLADRGTGILILSSEFREMSAICDRILVIRKGTIVAELEGKDSSTEQLLTLALGG, encoded by the coding sequence GTGCCAGATATTGCGCTGAAACTGGAAGGAATATATAAATCTTTTGGTGGAATCCATGCTCTGAAGGATGTAAGCTTCGAGCTGAGCGAAGGTGAAGTACATGCGCTCCTTGGCGAAAACGGAGCTGGAAAATCTACACTGATAAAGATCCTGACCGGAGTTCATAAAATGGATTCGGGGACTATTCAGGTCCAAGGAAAAACAGTAACGATTGAAGACCCCGTAGACGCACGACACAAAGGAATAGGCGCAATATATCAAGAACTAAGTCTCGTGGACTCACTAACAGTCGCCGAGAATATATTCCTGGGTCACGAACCTACCACATCCTTCTTTGGAACTTTAAGAAAGAAAGAGCTCATTCGAAGAGCAGCGGAGTATCTATCTTCCTTCGGAATCGAAATAGATCCTAGCACTCTTGTCAGAGACCTAGGTCTTGGGCAGAAAAGGATAGTGGAAATAATAAAAGCGCTATCGATAAACGCCAATATCCTTCTTCTCGATGAACCTACAACCGGTATGAGCAGAGTGGAAATCGATACTCTGTTTGAGATTATGGATGATCTGAAACTAAAAAAAGTGAACATGATCTACATCTCCCATCATCTTGATGAAGTCTTTAGAGTGTGTGACAGAGCCACCGTACTGAGAGACGGTCAAAACGCCGGAACCTTCGAAATTGATAAGGTGGATCTAAAGACGCTGGTAAAATCAATGCTTGGAAGAACCTTGAAAGAAGAGTTCCCGGTACGAGAGGGGAGACCATCCGAAGATACACTGTTGGAAATAGAAGAGTTCAAGACCGACAAGATGCTTGCTCCAGTCAGTTTTAGCTTGAAAAAAGGCGAGATCCTCGGTATAACGGGAATAATCGGTTCTGGAAAAAGCGAACTTGCCCTCGGTTTGTTCGGAGCAGACAGGGCTATAAAGGGAAAGCTCTCAATTGCTGGCAAGGAAGTGAGATTAAACTCGCCCGATGATGCAAAGAGACATGGTATCTCTTTCATTCCAGAGGATAGAAAGGAACAGGGCTTATTTCTTAGGCTCAACGTAGAACATAACATCTGTGTTGCAAACATCGATCTCGCCATTAAGAACGGAATAATCTCGAGCAAAAAGAAATCAGAAATTGCAACGGATACGTCAGAAAAACTAAAAATAAGACCTTTAGACATAAAAATGGCAGTCCAGAATCTCTCTGGTGGAAACCAGCAGAAAGTTGTTATTGGAAAATGGCTTTGTGGTGAACCAGATATCTTGATACTTGATGAGCCGACTCGCGGAATTGACATCGGTGCAAAGACAGAGATCTATTCTCTGATCAACTACCTTGCCGATAGGGGTACAGGAATATTGATATTGTCATCTGAATTCCGGGAGATGAGTGCGATATGCGATCGAATCCTTGTGATAAGAAAAGGAACAATTGTCGCCGAACTTGAAGGTAAAGATTCATCTACAGAGCAGTTATTGACACTGGCGCTTGGAGGTTAA
- the rbsK gene encoding ribokinase, which yields MIDYAFNGEILCMGSMNMDLVMVMDRLPEPGETVLTDNFSTYPGGKGGNQAVAAAISGARVQMFTKLGGDGFSEELIQMMKEKGVDTSRILRDPESTAGIAMIRVDKNGQNSISFTPGSNARLSPEDVEKNSDLFKRGRILLLTMEIAQETIFRAIKLAHENGMFTIVDPAPAPRNGFPDSIAPLINLIKPNESEARILTGIDVHDRESARIALQRLSSMGFNLPIITLGEKGVVGVDGNDFMDLKPFDVHCVDTTAAGDVFSGALAAALSKGMHLKESLEWANAAGALSTTISGAQTSIPAPKSVEKLLRRQV from the coding sequence ATGATTGATTACGCATTTAACGGAGAGATTCTCTGCATGGGAAGCATGAACATGGATCTAGTGATGGTAATGGATAGACTTCCTGAGCCTGGAGAGACTGTTCTCACAGACAACTTCAGTACCTACCCGGGAGGAAAGGGAGGAAATCAAGCAGTTGCGGCGGCAATCAGTGGCGCGAGAGTTCAGATGTTTACGAAACTTGGTGGTGACGGATTCAGTGAAGAACTGATCCAGATGATGAAGGAAAAAGGGGTAGACACTTCCAGAATACTTAGGGATCCCGAAAGCACAGCGGGTATTGCAATGATAAGAGTTGACAAAAATGGGCAAAACTCGATTTCTTTTACCCCGGGTAGTAATGCGCGGCTTTCTCCTGAAGACGTGGAGAAAAACTCTGATCTCTTCAAACGCGGGCGTATTCTTTTGCTAACAATGGAAATAGCACAGGAGACAATCTTCAGGGCAATCAAACTGGCCCATGAAAATGGAATGTTTACGATAGTCGATCCCGCGCCTGCTCCTAGAAATGGGTTCCCCGATTCCATCGCGCCTTTGATCAATTTAATAAAGCCTAATGAATCCGAAGCGAGGATTCTGACAGGCATAGATGTCCACGACAGAGAATCTGCGCGGATTGCCCTCCAAAGACTAAGTTCAATGGGCTTCAATCTACCAATAATTACTCTTGGCGAAAAAGGCGTTGTTGGAGTTGATGGCAATGACTTCATGGACTTGAAGCCCTTTGACGTTCACTGTGTGGACACAACTGCGGCTGGAGATGTCTTTTCAGGGGCTTTGGCAGCTGCTTTATCGAAGGGTATGCATCTGAAGGAATCTCTAGAGTGGGCAAATGCAGCAGGAGCATTGAGCACTACAATCTCCGGTGCTCAAACTTCTATCCCTGCTCCGAAAAGCGTCGAGAAGTTACTAAGAAGGCAGGTGTAA
- a CDS encoding BtpA/SgcQ family protein gives MRRDREVLSSIFKKGKPIIGMIHLRPLPGSPRYDPEKLGMKEILRIAIEEARIMEGCGVDGLQIENIWDFPYLKGERIGHETSAALAVATQSVREAVNIPVGVNCHLNGGKAALAAAVAGGAKWIRIFEWVNAYVSHAGLTEGIGAELSRYRKLIGAEEIKFMCDVNVKHGSHFIISDRSVEEQAHDAESEGAEILIVTGFETGQAPNAEKVKSFSEAVSIPVMIGSGLTKENVGELLRFADGAIVGSYFKRDNNWKNPVDPNNVRSFMKTVESLREAGYDD, from the coding sequence GTGAGAAGAGATAGGGAAGTTCTAAGCAGCATATTCAAAAAAGGCAAACCGATTATTGGAATGATACATCTGCGTCCCCTTCCAGGATCACCGAGATACGATCCCGAAAAACTGGGCATGAAGGAGATTCTCAGGATCGCTATTGAAGAAGCGAGAATTATGGAGGGATGTGGTGTTGATGGACTTCAAATTGAAAACATCTGGGACTTTCCATATCTCAAAGGGGAAAGGATCGGTCACGAGACTTCCGCTGCCCTGGCAGTAGCGACTCAAAGTGTGAGAGAAGCCGTCAATATACCTGTAGGTGTGAACTGCCATCTCAATGGAGGAAAGGCAGCACTCGCCGCCGCAGTTGCTGGTGGCGCAAAATGGATAAGAATCTTCGAATGGGTCAATGCGTATGTTTCTCACGCGGGTTTGACGGAAGGCATCGGGGCAGAGCTTTCTAGATACAGAAAACTTATAGGCGCAGAAGAGATTAAGTTCATGTGTGATGTGAATGTGAAACATGGGAGTCATTTCATTATTTCTGACAGAAGTGTTGAGGAACAGGCTCATGACGCCGAATCGGAAGGGGCAGAAATTCTAATCGTTACGGGATTTGAGACCGGGCAGGCACCTAACGCAGAAAAAGTAAAGAGTTTCAGTGAAGCTGTAAGCATTCCGGTGATGATCGGAAGTGGTTTGACAAAAGAAAACGTAGGTGAACTTCTTAGGTTTGCCGATGGAGCAATCGTCGGAAGCTACTTCAAGAGGGACAACAACTGGAAGAATCCCGTTGATCCAAACAACGTCAGAAGCTTTATGAAAACCGTTGAATCCCTTAGAGAGGCGGGCTACGATGATTGA
- the rbsD gene encoding D-ribose pyranase has protein sequence MKTKGILHNDLSREVARLGHGDMLVITDRGFPFPRHGNTVCIDVSVGRNLPRFVDVVKVVLEELEIEKVIIADETRSVSPEIYSQLKEIVSKVKNKGNDIIEENIPHPEFKDLVLNGSLQGKEVKVFVKTGEFTPYANIILVSGVDF, from the coding sequence ATGAAAACAAAAGGCATTCTTCACAACGATCTTTCGAGAGAAGTCGCGAGGCTTGGGCACGGTGACATGCTGGTAATAACGGATAGAGGTTTTCCCTTTCCTAGGCATGGGAACACTGTATGCATTGACGTGTCAGTCGGAAGAAATCTACCAAGATTCGTGGATGTCGTTAAAGTCGTTCTTGAAGAGCTCGAGATTGAAAAGGTAATCATTGCTGACGAGACCAGATCAGTAAGTCCCGAGATCTATTCTCAGCTAAAGGAGATAGTCTCTAAAGTGAAAAACAAGGGCAACGACATTATTGAAGAGAACATTCCTCATCCGGAGTTCAAGGATCTCGTTTTAAATGGAAGTCTTCAGGGCAAAGAGGTAAAAGTCTTCGTTAAGACTGGGGAATTCACCCCATATGCAAACATAATCCTGGTTTCCGGAGTCGATTTCTAG
- a CDS encoding LacI family DNA-binding transcriptional regulator, translating to MANMKDVAKRAGVSVATVSNVMSGKKYVSPELKRVVLESIDALQYRPSKIARSLKIRKSFLVGLLVPDITNPYFAEIARGVESIALEHDYQMFLCNSDGRSYREEETLISFLGHGVDGVINVAPRMDEELLADLSNGMPMVILDRHLKIENPLIDVVYTNNFKGSAQLARHLLDKGHKRFACISGPKDVPSAVRRLQGFCSELEKDGIKGENLKIYFGGFKYEDGFKIMKQYILKLKIRPTAVFAGNDMMAWGAIEAAKQNGLKIPEDIAIAGFDNVLYSSLVIPSMTTVDQPKYEAGRTAMKLLLEKIIKKQHGEYVDTRKIELDSHLIVRESTQV from the coding sequence ATGGCGAACATGAAAGATGTTGCTAAGCGTGCAGGGGTATCGGTTGCCACAGTGTCAAATGTTATGTCTGGCAAAAAATACGTCAGCCCGGAGCTAAAGAGAGTTGTTCTGGAATCTATAGACGCTTTACAGTACAGACCGAGCAAAATAGCGAGAAGCCTCAAAATCAGAAAGTCCTTTCTCGTTGGTCTCTTGGTTCCAGATATAACAAACCCCTACTTCGCCGAGATTGCCAGGGGGGTAGAGAGCATAGCTCTCGAGCACGACTACCAGATGTTTCTTTGTAATAGTGATGGAAGAAGTTACAGAGAAGAAGAAACCTTGATTTCTTTTCTTGGACATGGAGTAGATGGTGTCATAAATGTGGCACCGAGAATGGATGAGGAGCTTCTAGCCGATCTCTCCAATGGAATGCCTATGGTAATCCTCGATAGGCACCTCAAAATAGAAAACCCGTTAATTGATGTAGTATACACGAATAACTTCAAGGGTTCCGCTCAACTGGCAAGGCACTTGCTGGACAAAGGCCACAAGAGATTCGCTTGTATATCTGGTCCTAAAGATGTTCCAAGCGCAGTCAGGAGGCTTCAAGGCTTTTGTAGCGAATTAGAAAAGGACGGTATTAAAGGCGAAAACCTGAAGATCTATTTTGGTGGTTTCAAGTACGAAGATGGTTTCAAGATAATGAAGCAATACATTTTGAAGCTTAAGATAAGGCCTACAGCCGTTTTTGCTGGAAACGACATGATGGCGTGGGGAGCGATCGAGGCGGCAAAACAAAATGGTTTGAAAATCCCCGAAGATATCGCCATAGCCGGCTTCGACAACGTTCTGTATTCATCGCTGGTGATTCCGTCAATGACCACTGTCGATCAACCTAAGTACGAAGCTGGACGGACAGCGATGAAACTGCTTCTAGAAAAGATTATTAAGAAGCAACATGGAGAATACGTCGACACAAGAAAGATTGAACTCGATTCACATCTTATTGTAAGAGAATCAACGCAAGTTTGA
- a CDS encoding PspC domain-containing protein produces MSDTKRLYKSRKDKVIDGLAGGIAEYLGVDPVIVRLVFVALIFAGGAGLIIYIIGMFIVPRAPINSENNVVIMDEEGKPIEEGKKEEFSDSKSKLIIAALLIVFGIALLLGSFTPWNIFSGIFWKTVIGVVLIAGGGFVIYKSINRG; encoded by the coding sequence GTGAGTGATACGAAGAGGTTATACAAGTCTAGAAAGGACAAAGTAATAGATGGTCTCGCAGGTGGAATAGCAGAGTATCTGGGGGTAGATCCGGTGATTGTAAGGCTGGTGTTTGTTGCTCTGATCTTCGCAGGTGGTGCCGGATTGATTATATACATAATTGGTATGTTTATAGTACCCAGGGCACCTATCAATAGCGAGAACAACGTCGTGATAATGGATGAAGAGGGGAAGCCGATAGAAGAGGGAAAAAAGGAAGAATTCTCTGATAGCAAGAGTAAACTGATCATCGCGGCGCTTCTCATAGTATTTGGGATAGCCCTTCTTTTAGGATCGTTTACTCCCTGGAACATTTTCAGCGGTATCTTCTGGAAAACCGTTATAGGTGTTGTATTGATTGCAGGTGGAGGATTTGTGATCTATAAATCAATAAATAGGGGATGA
- a CDS encoding diacylglycerol/lipid kinase family protein: MKTLVVVNPNASHGEAGRDFEKSISSLLREEIADYDIHITTGPEDALSFVTKNPNYDRIISVGGDGTLNEIVNGMIKGKSNASVGIIALGSGNDLARTINLKHNYREMVKIAAGENVRKIDLLKVSYVDMNGVKASRYAVNVVGAGFDAAITVRMIKSRFKTSGKMAYLLSFLIEFFTSKTYPLTFIVDGEETSGSYFFLTMANGNYFGGGMRIAPKALVDDGYFDVVGVSKMSKLRLLYHFPKIYRGEHLVVNTVSYRTAKNISLKSDRDVIIQMDGEVVGSLPMEISICEKALKIASA; this comes from the coding sequence TTGAAGACCCTCGTAGTAGTTAACCCAAATGCTAGTCACGGTGAAGCCGGCAGGGACTTTGAAAAAAGCATTTCCTCATTGCTCCGAGAGGAAATAGCTGACTACGACATCCACATTACTACTGGTCCTGAAGATGCTCTAAGTTTTGTGACAAAAAACCCGAACTACGATCGAATAATCAGTGTGGGGGGAGATGGCACACTAAACGAGATCGTAAATGGGATGATAAAGGGAAAATCGAATGCTTCGGTAGGCATCATCGCTCTGGGCTCCGGTAATGATCTCGCTAGAACGATCAATCTAAAGCACAATTATCGAGAAATGGTCAAGATAGCTGCGGGTGAAAACGTTCGAAAAATCGATCTGCTTAAGGTGTCCTATGTAGACATGAACGGCGTGAAAGCTTCACGGTACGCTGTTAATGTAGTTGGAGCCGGATTTGACGCAGCAATTACAGTTAGAATGATTAAATCAAGATTCAAGACAAGCGGCAAGATGGCGTACCTGCTTTCTTTTCTGATCGAATTCTTCACTTCGAAAACTTATCCTTTAACTTTCATTGTCGACGGAGAAGAAACTTCAGGCAGCTACTTCTTCTTGACCATGGCCAACGGAAATTACTTTGGCGGTGGAATGAGGATAGCACCCAAAGCCCTGGTGGATGACGGATATTTTGACGTTGTGGGTGTTTCAAAGATGTCGAAATTGCGTCTGCTTTATCACTTTCCGAAGATCTATCGAGGGGAGCATTTGGTAGTTAATACAGTAAGCTATCGAACCGCCAAAAACATCTCTTTGAAAAGCGACAGAGATGTAATTATTCAGATGGACGGAGAAGTCGTAGGAAGCCTACCTATGGAAATCTCGATTTGTGAAAAGGCTTTGAAGATAGCTTCAGCGTAA
- the kamE gene encoding lysine 5,6-aminomutase subunit beta, which translates to MDNCSEKKNQFPSEIDLTRVIPYGDTLNDGKVQLSFTLPVPGGPEADEAAKQMIHKMGLKNPQIVFSKEITIGFTFFVAYGEFSHAIDYTAIRVPKITLEKMSMEEIDRFIEERIKRRIVVVGASTGTDAHTVGIDAIMNMKGFAGHYGLERYRNIDAYNLGSQVQNEELVSKAIELDADAILVSQTVTAKNVHLRNMTSLVELLEAENIRKKIILIAGGARITHELAKELGYDAGFGPGTFAEDVAAFIVHKLESMI; encoded by the coding sequence ATGGATAACTGCTCTGAAAAGAAGAATCAATTTCCCTCTGAAATAGACTTAACAAGAGTAATTCCATACGGAGACACGCTGAATGACGGCAAAGTCCAGCTCAGCTTTACTTTGCCAGTGCCTGGAGGGCCCGAGGCCGATGAAGCAGCTAAGCAAATGATACACAAGATGGGGTTGAAAAACCCGCAAATCGTCTTTTCAAAGGAAATAACAATCGGATTCACATTCTTTGTCGCCTACGGAGAATTTTCTCACGCTATTGACTACACAGCAATTCGAGTGCCAAAAATTACGCTTGAAAAGATGTCGATGGAGGAGATCGACAGATTTATTGAAGAGAGAATAAAGAGAAGAATCGTTGTTGTTGGTGCTAGCACAGGTACCGACGCTCATACAGTTGGTATTGACGCAATTATGAATATGAAGGGTTTTGCGGGGCACTATGGCCTCGAACGTTACAGAAATATCGATGCCTATAACCTCGGCAGTCAGGTTCAAAATGAGGAGTTAGTCTCAAAGGCAATAGAACTTGATGCGGACGCAATTCTCGTGTCTCAAACTGTTACGGCCAAAAACGTCCATCTTAGAAACATGACTTCGCTCGTCGAGCTTCTCGAAGCTGAAAACATAAGAAAAAAGATCATTCTGATAGCCGGTGGAGCGAGAATTACTCATGAATTGGCCAAAGAACTTGGATACGACGCCGGATTCGGGCCCGGAACTTTCGCTGAAGATGTTGCAGCCTTTATAGTTCACAAACTGGAATCCATGATCTGA
- the kamD gene encoding lysine 5,6-aminomutase subunit alpha produces MNGKLNLNMNKVKEARDYAQRIASEVHNFVEEHTTVSIERAICRFFGIDGVDDYGIPIPNVVVDHLKSSNLINDGAAYVIGNAILETGLSPQKIAEEISFGRLDLRSLSYRSQDEVFDRIDRLVNDAVGKVQLNREKRESLIGELGEGKKPYLYVIVATGNIYEDVIQARAAARQGADIVAVIRSTGQSLLDYVPYGPTTEGFGGTYATQENFRIMRSALDDTGKEVGRYIRLCNYCSGLCMPEIAAVGAIERLDVMLNDALYGILFRDINMKRTLIDQYFSRVINGFAGVIINTGEDNYLTTADAFEEAHTVLASQLINESLALMAGIPEEQMGLGHAFEMDPSIENGFLYELAQAQMSREIFPKAPLKYMPPTKFMTGNIFMGYAQDTLFNVISIMTNQGIQLLGMLTEAIHTPFMSDRYLAIENARYVFNNLRDLGDEITFKDNGVIQTRAATVLEEALQLLREIESIGLFETLERGTFANVKRSPHGGKGLDGVVRKGSKYRNPFIEKMLGGRNHG; encoded by the coding sequence ATGAATGGAAAGCTGAATCTGAACATGAACAAAGTCAAAGAAGCAAGAGATTATGCCCAAAGGATTGCCAGTGAAGTTCATAACTTTGTTGAAGAGCACACGACAGTAAGTATCGAGAGGGCGATCTGCAGGTTTTTTGGTATAGATGGTGTTGACGATTATGGAATTCCAATCCCAAATGTCGTAGTAGATCACCTTAAATCATCAAACCTAATTAATGATGGTGCTGCCTATGTGATCGGAAATGCGATTCTCGAAACGGGACTTTCGCCGCAAAAGATTGCAGAAGAAATCTCATTTGGAAGACTCGATCTCAGAAGTCTGAGTTACAGATCTCAAGATGAAGTTTTCGATCGCATCGACCGACTCGTGAATGATGCTGTAGGAAAAGTCCAGTTGAATCGAGAAAAACGTGAGTCTTTGATCGGTGAACTGGGTGAGGGAAAAAAGCCCTACCTGTATGTGATAGTCGCGACGGGAAACATTTACGAAGATGTTATTCAGGCAAGAGCAGCCGCAAGACAAGGAGCGGACATAGTTGCTGTAATCAGGTCTACGGGCCAGAGTCTCCTTGATTATGTGCCTTACGGGCCAACAACTGAAGGATTTGGAGGCACATACGCTACACAGGAGAACTTCAGAATAATGAGGTCGGCTCTCGACGACACCGGAAAAGAGGTCGGTAGGTACATAAGGCTTTGCAATTACTGCTCCGGTCTGTGCATGCCGGAAATAGCTGCAGTGGGAGCCATCGAAAGACTGGATGTAATGTTGAACGATGCTCTCTACGGAATTCTATTCAGAGACATAAACATGAAGAGAACTTTGATAGATCAGTATTTTTCGAGAGTAATAAATGGATTTGCGGGCGTCATAATAAATACAGGAGAAGACAATTACCTCACGACGGCAGATGCTTTTGAAGAAGCGCACACAGTACTCGCTTCTCAGTTAATAAATGAAAGCCTGGCTCTCATGGCAGGTATACCCGAAGAGCAGATGGGGCTCGGTCATGCCTTCGAAATGGATCCATCAATTGAAAACGGTTTTCTGTATGAACTTGCTCAAGCACAAATGAGTCGAGAGATCTTCCCGAAGGCACCTTTGAAGTACATGCCCCCTACAAAGTTCATGACTGGAAATATCTTTATGGGCTACGCCCAGGACACCTTATTCAATGTGATATCTATAATGACAAATCAAGGGATTCAGCTTCTGGGAATGCTTACCGAGGCAATTCACACTCCTTTTATGAGCGATAGGTACCTTGCGATCGAAAACGCAAGATATGTTTTCAACAATCTGCGCGATCTAGGCGATGAGATAACCTTCAAAGACAACGGAGTAATTCAGACTAGAGCAGCGACGGTTCTTGAGGAAGCTCTTCAACTGCTAAGGGAAATCGAATCGATAGGTCTTTTTGAAACGCTCGAAAGAGGCACTTTTGCAAACGTCAAGAGATCCCCACATGGAGGAAAAGGTTTGGATGGGGTAGTAAGAAAGGGGTCGAAATACAGAAATCCATTTATCGAGAAAATGCTTGGGGGGCGCAATCATGGATAA